One Sulfitobacter sp. S190 DNA window includes the following coding sequences:
- a CDS encoding TRAP transporter small permease, whose product MQVLGQLYRGFLYAMAGIAGAMLVWLMVSVVTSVTMRNLGLQPFAWLFTSSEYAILYMTMLGAPWLVRERGHVHIELVTAALPAHARRIVSRSVAAICVAICALLAWKGAELMLTNIARNDLDVRAYYFPKWVLTAAFPVCFGLMAVEFSRYVFGKTLMHSGEAGIHE is encoded by the coding sequence CGCGGGTTTTTATACGCAATGGCAGGTATCGCAGGCGCGATGCTGGTCTGGCTTATGGTGTCTGTTGTCACATCCGTGACGATGCGCAACCTTGGTCTGCAGCCTTTCGCGTGGCTTTTCACGTCATCGGAATATGCAATCCTTTACATGACGATGCTTGGCGCGCCTTGGTTGGTCCGTGAACGGGGTCATGTCCACATCGAACTGGTAACCGCCGCCCTGCCAGCGCACGCCAGACGCATTGTCAGCCGGAGCGTCGCGGCCATTTGCGTTGCCATCTGTGCGTTGCTTGCGTGGAAAGGTGCGGAACTGATGCTAACCAATATCGCCCGCAACGATCTGGATGTGCGGGCCTATTACTTTCCCAAATGGGTTTTAACGGCGGCATTCCCCGTCTGTTTTGGTCTCATGGCGGTGGAGTTTTCACGGTATGTGTTCGGCAAAACGCTGATGCATTCGGGCGAAGCGGGAATACACGAATAA